TTATTAGAAAAACTTAAACCCCCCGTCATGCCCAACCCAAACTTGATTTGAATTATTAGGATCAAATGTTATGTTATGAATATCGGGATGTAAATTTGGATAGAAAAATTCACTTGAATGATATCCACCGATCCATCCTAATTTAGGATTAGTAATTGCTGTAGAAAATCCATCAGTTGATCTAAATAAACTAGTACCGGCAATTAAAACAAAATTATCATCATCAGGTTTTACTGCAATTGCTAAATTATAACTACTTTGAGTATATAAATGACCTTGATATTCGAAAGATTCAGAATCGAATTTTGGTAATTTAGCTGTTAAATTTTCTGTAACTGAATTATCCAAACTCAATTTGAATAATTTCACATCTTCATTTCCGTCAGTTAAATTATTACCGGTAAATGTGAGTATGTAAAAAATTGGTGTAGATAATTTTGAAGTTCCTAAAACACTTCTATGATGATCAGAAGGGAAATCCACCGGAGTAATATTTGTCCAACTAAATCCATTATTTGTTGATTTATAAATTCCCGGTGTATTCGTTTTTGTTTCATTAAATCCATAATCTGAAATTACTCCTATTAAAGTTCCATCAGATTTTACAATTATATCGCTATAATAATGGTCATTCAAAGCACCCAATGAAATATTAAAGTTTACACCACCATCGGTTGACTTAATAATTCCCAAACCATTAGCAACTGCAAATAAAGATCCAGTTGTTGGATGAATTAATAATTTTGACATATAATCAAAATTTGAATCCCATTTGGTTGGATTACTTTTTGAATTTTCAACAGCAGTCCAAGTTTCTCCATTGTCAATAGATTTAAACAATCCGTTTCCGTAATAACGAGCGGTAAATCCTCTATCTGATGCACTGTTTCCATTTATTTCACCACCACAAGCATACCAAGTATTTGTAAATCCGTTTCTTGGATCTTGTACAATTGATGTAATACTGAATGCTTCATTATTACCACTCTTTTGCTGCCAAGTTTCGCCATTATCAATTGATTTCCAAATTCCTCCGGAAACTCCACCGGCAATAATTGTATTTGAATTAGTTACATCAATTGCTAAAGCTCTTGTTCTTCCGCCGACATCGTTTGGTCCAACTTCTGTCCATACAAATCCAGTTGAACTATTTTTGTATAAATCAGTACTATTTTTTTTCGGTAATTTTTTTGCAAACTCTAATTCTCTTCGTCTAATATTTTCCGGAATTGAATTTGTTTTTGGATCACGGATAATATTAAAAAAATAATCAGTTCTTGCTTTTTTTCTTTCCTTTTTACTTAACTTTTTAATTTGCAATTCATTACGATCTATTTTCAAGTTATCAAACAAAATGCTAAACGAGAAATATGATAGTAGGAAAAAGATAGAAAATACTAGGAAATTAGTACTCCAAAGGTTTTTCATAATATGCTCAAATTTATGTTAGAAAAAATCATTTAAATATTTATTCACAATAAAATTATAGTTTATTCTTTAAAAAATTGATTTTCATAATATGTAATAAGAAGTAAAAAATCAAAAATAAAATCTTTCTTAAAATAAATCTTAATGCTAATTTAATAATTAGTAAAGTTGAATTGTTAAAATTTTTGGAGATGTTATGTTTAAAACAGAAACTTATAAAAACAGAAGAGATGAATTAAAGAAAAAGTTCAAAGACGGAATTCTTTTATTCCTTGGAAATAATGAAATGCCAATGAATTATTTAGGAAACACATATCGCTTCAGACAAGATAGTTCCTTTTTATATTATTGGGGAATTAATGAACCAAACTTAGCTGCAGTTATTGATATTTCGAAAAACAAAGAAACTATTTTTGGTGATAACAGAAGTTTGGATGACGTAGTTTGGATGGGATTTGACGATACAATTGAAAATAAATCAGCAAAAGTTGGTGTTGAAAATACAAAACCTTTTTCCAAATTAGAAAGTTTTATAAGAAAGAAAATTTCTCATGGAAATAAAATTCACTATTTACCGCAATATCGATCAGATAATTTATTATTACTTCAAGAAATTTTGGATATAAAAGCTGGTGAAATTAATAACAATTCTTCAGTAAAATTAATTAAATCTGTCATTCAACAAAGGTCAATAAAATCTGAAGAAGAAATTACTGAAATTGAAAAAGCTCTTGAAGTAAGTTATTATATGAATATTACAGCAATGAAAGAAATTAAAGTTGGTATTACAGAAAGAGAAGTTTGCGGAAAAGTTGAAGGTATTGCAATTTCAAAAGGAAATGGAGTTTCGTTTCCAATTATATTTTCAGTTAACGGGGAAATTCTCCATAACCACTCGCATGAAAATATTATGCAAGATGGACAAATTGCAGTTCTGGATTCGGGTTCAGAAACAATGTTAGGTTATGCAAGCGATACAACAAGAACAATTCCGGTAAGTGGAAAGTTCACTCAAAAACAAAAAGAAATTTATAATATTGTTTTGGAATCACAACTTGAATCAATTAAAATGATGAAACCCGGAATTAAATATAAAGATGTTCATTTGAATGCAGCAAAATAATTGCAAACGGTTTGAAAAAATATGGAATTATGAAAGGTAATATTGATAAAGCCGTTGAAGAAGGAGCGCATGCTTTATTTTTTCCGCACAGGCTTGGGCACATGCTCGGCTTGGATGTTCACGATCTTGAAAGTTTAGGTGAAAATTATATTGGTTATGATAAAACTGTAAAAAGAAGTAATCAATTTGGTTTAGCATATTTAAGATTAGCAAAAAAATTAGAAACGGGATTTGTCGTAACAGTTGAACCCGGATGTTATTTTATTCCCGCATTAATTGATAAATGGAAAAGTGAGAAAAAATTTATTAAGTATATCAATTATAAAAAATTAAGTGAGTACAGAAATTTTGGCGGAATTAGAATTGAAGATAATGTTCTAATAACGAAAGATGGAAATAGAGTTTTAGGAAAACCAATACCTAAAACAATTAAAGAAGTTGAATCTGCTTGTTCAAAATAATTTATAGAGTGGAATATCATTTAGATATTCCATTTTTATTTTTCTAAATTTAACTTATCAATACTTCTAAAAATCTTCAAAATGTTAAAAGAAAATTATCAAAGATTAATTAACGAATTAAAAATTGTAATCCCCCAAAATAGAATTTTCGAAGATGAACTAAATACTTTAGCTTACGGGACCGATGCAAGTTTTTATAGGTTGATTCCTAAAATTGTTGTTAAAGTAATTTCAGAAGATGAAATTATTTTTATAATAAATTCATGTAACAAATTTAAAATCCCAATTACATTTCGTGCATCCGGCACAAGCTTATCCGGTCAATCAATTTCAGATTCTGTTTTACTTGTTGCCGATAGGTCATGGAATAAAATTAAAATTTCCGAATGCAAAACTAAAATTACTTTGGAACCAGCTGTTTTAGGCGGAAGAGCAAATCTTGAACT
The nucleotide sequence above comes from Ignavibacteriota bacterium. Encoded proteins:
- a CDS encoding exo-alpha-sialidase codes for the protein MKIDRNELQIKKLSKKERKKARTDYFFNIIRDPKTNSIPENIRRRELEFAKKLPKKNSTDLYKNSSTGFVWTEVGPNDVGGRTRALAIDVTNSNTIIAGGVSGGIWKSIDNGETWQQKSGNNEAFSITSIVQDPRNGFTNTWYACGGEINGNSASDRGFTARYYGNGLFKSIDNGETWTAVENSKSNPTKWDSNFDYMSKLLIHPTTGSLFAVANGLGIIKSTDGGVNFNISLGALNDHYYSDIIVKSDGTLIGVISDYGFNETKTNTPGIYKSTNNGFSWTNITPVDFPSDHHRSVLGTSKLSTPIFYILTFTGNNLTDGNEDVKLFKLSLDNSVTENLTAKLPKFDSESFEYQGHLYTQSSYNLAIAVKPDDDNFVLIAGTSLFRSTDGFSTAITNPKLGWIGGYHSSEFFYPNLHPDIHNITFDPNNSNQVWVGHDGGFKFF
- a CDS encoding FAD-binding oxidoreductase: MLKENYQRLINELKIVIPQNRIFEDELNTLAYGTDASFYRLIPKIVVKVISEDEIIFIINSCNKFKIPITFRASGTSLSGQSISDSVLLVADRSWNKIKISECKTKITLEPAVLGGRANLELSKFNKKIGPDPASINAATVCGIASNNASGMTSGIKNNAYNTVSEMRIVFPNGKILDTSNADQKLKFIEENRKLIVELLNLSIELNQNEICRNKIKKKYQIKKHYGI